GTGAACTTGCAGGAGAACTTGGTGTGGTTGGGAGCACGGAAACTCTTCTGGAAGAAGTACTGCTCGGAGGTGCAGTTGATGCTGTCCTCCTGGGCTGCTGGAGAGTAGCCTGCAGACGGATGCACCTGCCAGCCCTGTCCTGCCCTGGCCCTGATGCCCGGCTGCCCCCCGGGAAGGCCTTGAGCCCCAAGTGCGAGTTTCTTATGAAATAGAAAAGGCTGAAGCTGTGGAGCCATTTCACACCTCACCCACCACCTCACACCTCACCTGCCGCTTCACACCTCACCTGCCGCTTCACACCTCACCTGCCGCTTCACACCTTACCTACCTGCTGCTTCACACCTCACCCGCCGTTTCACACCTTACCTACCTGCCGTTTCACACCTTACCTACCTGCCGTTTCACACCTCACCTGCTGTTTCACAGCTTACCTGCTAAGAAGGCGTGGAGAGTCTGTGTGAGGTCTGCCCAGGTTCTGTTATCAGAGACGTTGTAGACAATTTCCAGGCCTTTCTCCCCGTAAACGTCTGGCCTTAAGGTTAcccctggagagagagagacctttGTGTTTCGTGTCTCCAAATGCTCACCACATTTAAGCCATCAGTTCTGAAGTGGCTGAGGATACGCCAGAGGCTGTGGCCCAACCCAGGAGCCACATCGGAGTAAACTTGTCTGCAGCACAGGAAGGAAGGACCCCCAGGACAGCACAGTCAGAATGCAGCCTGGGGCCCTGCTGGGAGTTGCCCCGGCCCTGAAACCTGGCTGGCTGCCATGGTtaggggtggggggtggctggCTCTCTCCACCGGGTGCCTGCTCTGTGACAGGTGATGACTAATCCAGAGGCTGCACCTGGGTTTCTATGTAAAATTGTATTTGaacatggattaaaaaaaatcttcactggTTTTGGTTAAGAACAAAAGCGGTCTAACAACATGTTAACTGTAAAACTGAACATCAGGATGCACACAGCGGGGAGTTAAACCCAGAGCCGTCGACTTTCCCGATGTGAACCGTCAAATGTGCATCCTTTGCACACTTTCCTGTTTCTGTGGAAACACAGATGCAGAAACGTGTGTTTGCTGCAGGTCCTTAGGACCAGCCCGCCATCCACACGCCACTGGCTTCCCAGTGGCCACACACGCCACACACTTCCACTTCCCATGCAATTGGGAGcctctttttctgtcattttgtgTCAACTCACCTCATTCTTTCCATAAATGTGGTTTCATTGTGTGAAGCCTGCAGTTTGCTTAGTTGGTCCCCTATGGATGCAGCTGGCTTTACATTTGAGGCTAGGTGTTGCTGTTTTGTGGATGTTGTTAGAGTAAAATCTAtacatgctttaaaataaaaaccttcagCAGGGTCTAAGAGAAAAGGAGGTTCTGCACTTGCTCTGCACACTGACGGGGACATCTGTCCTGTGGCCTCTGACGACTCCGACGCCTGTTCCTCTGTCCTCACACCCTGCTGATGTGTAGGTGACCAGCGGGCTCTTTTCTGCTGGTCTCCCGGGTGTGCTCCTTGGAAACTGTTTCCTGTGTGTCCTTGCAGAAACATTCCATTTGCATATCCAAGCACAGGAAGTAAGTGGATGGAAAAACTTTGTCTCTATAACAAAACCCTTCTGTTTCATAACTAAAACTAAAGCCAAAGTCAGATTTTATAATTTGGTGTCATTTTCCTCATGGAAAGAAACTAAGGGGCCGCTTATGCCTTGGGGCTGCTCTTAAAGCTGGTTCAGGGGCCGGGGGCCGCCCTCGGGGGCACCTGCTGGGGTATGTGGCTCACCCTGGGACTGCTGGCCTGGCCTCCCTGGGATTCATTTCTGGGGAGGGCACAGGTCCCCTGGGCGTCTCCAGAGCCCAGGATGCGGCAGCCGGGCCTGTCACGCGGTGTTGGGGCAATATCCCTGGCCCTTACCTGGTGACCGTAGCTGGTCTTGGTAGTCCGGTGTGTACGGGTCCACTGTCTGCATCAGCACGTAGAGGCACAGGGCGAAGAGCCCGGTCATCACCACATAGAAGGCCACGTAGTACAGGCTGATCCACACTGCGACACAAGGCAGGCACAAAATTTACCACGTCAGCCATTTTAACGCGCACAATTCGGTGGCCTTGAGCGCGTCCATGATGTGGCGTGACCATCTTCCCTACctagttccagaacattctcCTCCCCCAAAACAGAAACCCGGTCCCCACGAACAGTCACTACAATCCCCTCCCAGCGCCGCACCACCGGCCACATTGTGCCTCTGGGTTTGCCTGTCTGGGCGTCCACACAGGCAGAACCCTGCGACCCGAGGCCGTTGCACCCGCTGCCTTCACTCCAGCCGCTGTTTGAGATGTGGCCGAGGATGCGCCACCACCCCAGCTCCAGCAGGAACCGAGGGCCTTCTGAGGGGGGAGTTATGGTTCCCCCATCACaggaagggaaactgaggcagagaggtgTGGTCCTGCCCGTGGTGACCCATAGTGTGGCCTGGAAGCGCATGGCCGGCCCTGCTTCCACAAGGACAtcaggaggagaaagggaggaagggaggccctGGAGATGGCTCTTCTCAGAAGCAGGGGTGTCCATGGGCACTGGCCACTCGGTGCAGCTTCATCTCATCTGCTTCTGAGACCCTCCTGTGAGCTTCCCCTGCAGAGTCAGAACCTAATGGAAGCCACCGCCCCCGTGGACATGGGCGGCTCCTGGACACAGGCGGCTGCCTGGATGCTGTCTTTGTCTCTGTAAATTAGCTTGTGTGGATCGCAGCAGGCATTTGCGGGGAGACACCGCCAGAAAGAGGACGGTTTTGTGTTTGCTACGGCTTTTGTCTTTCTGGAAAGTCTGTAATGAACTgggcctcctcttcctcctctccggTGATGTGGCATGGATTCTGCTTAGTGAGCCGTTCTCCAGTGACCCAAAACACAACCAAAGGGCAGGACCAAGTCAGAGAGAAGCAAGGGAGCGCGGGGCCAAGAGGCCGGAGCCCTGAGCTGTGATGAGAGGCTGTGGCCTGCGGACCGCGTGTCCTCTTCTGTGAGCTGGGACAGCACAGGTCTCTGAGCCAGGTCCCTTCAGCACCAGCTGGGCTCAGGGCTGGGTCTTGCTCACCTGGCATCCACTTCGAGTCCCTCCTTTCCCTGCTGGGAGTCCCTGGTGACGACGTTCTCGTGTGGCCACAGCAGCTTGGCTTCAGCCTCCGGTTTTGAGTTTCCAGCTTCAGCAGCGTGGGGCCCGCAGTGGTGGAGGGTTTCTGTTCTGTCGCTGGATCACGCCTGGCGCCTCCCTGGTGCTGTCCCTGCAggtcctgcctcagtgtccccaggTCACTCCTGATGTGGCTTCTATTTGACTTGGCCACCTGCCCCCCAGTGACCTACACTCGTGAAGGCAGGGGTCTCCGTTCCCCTGCTGCGGGTCCTGTGGGTCTACTCTGGGGCCCGTGGTGCAAGTGGAGACGTGGGCGGGGTGTGTCTCCCAGTGGCTGCTGACCCACTCTGTGGTGAGTCTCAGCTCCACCAGGCGGCTCAGCCCTGCCTCCCGGGTAGGAGCCcgaggttggccaggctgggcccaGGCTCGGGTGGGCCGTGCTCCCTGCACTTCCTGGGCCCCCGCTTGCACCACCGTGTTCAGGGCACCCTGCAGTGCACAGGGGAGGGGTTGGAAGGTGAGTGAGAGTCCCATTCCCGCCAGCTCCCAGGGCCGGCCCAGCGCAGCTCACTCTGCCTCTCCCACACCTGCACTTGTCCCCCCGTTAGTAAGAATAACGtgtcttattctttttgtttttgtcatttcacTTGAGTTGTGTTTTCCTGGGGCCCTAAGACTTTCTTATCCCCAAATGGAGGCCGTGTCTACCGGCCAGGCAGTGAGACCATTCCGGAAAGTTCTCTGTGGCCCTGCAGCCAGGAGGCGGCACATGGGAGTCTCAGTATCTAGAATGGCCCAAAAGATGGGGCCTCCAAGGGCCTGGCCGgcagcccccagcccagcccccgcCTTCAGCTCCTTCCCCATCCTGGCCTCCTGCTCTGCCGCCCCGCCTGGCCCAGGAGGCCCTTCCGCCCCCGGTCCCTGCCTCTCTAGGAATCGGGTATTTGTTCTACTTCAAATGTGCCCATGACTCCAGCTGGCTCTGGTGCCCTTTGAGACCGTGGAGCCTCCAGCGAGGGCTGCAGCCTTCGCCAGCACTGTGGTGAGTGTGGGGGACTTGGCAGCGTGTCGCAGGCGTTCCCAGCACGTCTCAGCTATACACACAGGTGGGGCGGGCCTGGGGCTTTGCATTCCCGCCTCGGCTCTGGGACCTCCAGAGCCGGGCACCGTGGGGACTGAGGAGGGCCTGACCTTCCCTGGGAGCCGGGGACGGCGCCAGGCCAGCCAGTGCAGGCCCAGGCATCTGCTTTCCTCCCAGGAGGGCCAGGCTGCCCGCGCCTCTGTGCAGCCACGGGGACAGGACCCCGCAGGGCAGACCTCGCACAAGGCGCAGGtgctgcaggctgaggcaggcccgGTTTACTCCCCACCTCTGCATCTGGACGCCAGCGGGTGTCCCGGAAAGAGGGGCTGGCAGCCGCATCTCAGCAGAGCCCCTTATTCAGGTCATTGAGTGAATGTGTGTGACCAAGGAATAGCCATTGCCACCtttcacattattttcaaaatgattcaCTTtagaaacatacttttaaaatgctGTTCTCAGACATACGGCTGAAATTTGGGGCCAGTCTGTGGACGCCCTCCACTGGCGTTCTGCAGTCGGGGCTTCAGGTCAACTCAGCCTTCAGGATGCTCTGGGGACCCTCGCTTTCCCTGGGAGGCAAGTGAGGCCCTGGCAGAAGCCCGTCCACGCCATCCAGGCAGCATCTGGGTCTCACTGTCAGGGGCCCTCTGCTCCCCTCCTCTTGAGCTCACCTGGAGGCTGCGTCCTCAGAGCAGCCCCCTCCATGCACCCAGCCGGCCCGCCCCCCGCACGTACCCCACCGGGACAGGGTGCGGCCCAGCATCTGCCCTGTGTCCGGGTTCCAGCAGTAGCGCTGGAACTCCTCCATGCGCTGGCCGCACGTCTTCTTCTCCTGCAGAGCCGCCATCGTCTCTGGCCTGAGATTCTCCCGTCTGCTCCCTGCACCCTCTACGCCGCCGAGACTGAGGCCAGACACCCACCTCTGGGCTTTATAGTTTCCTCTGCCAGAGGTCAAAGGCATCGCAGGCGAAGGATCCCAGGGAGAGGCCAGGGCCGAGTTATCAGCGCCGGCCATCGCCTCACCAAACACCAGGGACCGGGTGCAGCCCGGCTGTTGCCCCTGGGGCGGGCCAGGCCCGCGTTCCTCACCCTGCTGCTCTTGGGACGCCCTTGGCTGCAGCTTTGCTCTGATTGCGGTGAGGGCACGTTCTGGGGTGAGCAGCACTCACaggcccttccccttccctcctctccttcagGAGGGAGATTGAGGTCAGAGCAGAGCCGGCCTGGACCCACTGTGTCCACGACCTTGGGCTGAGCCAGCTGGGGCCGTATCCCTGGCCTGGGAGGGCGTGAGGCAGGCGAGTGAGGGGTGACTGGCTCCCTGGGCCCCCAGCTGCGGCAGCCCCGATTCTGGGTCACCCAGTGGGAGGGTGAGCCTGGCAGCTGGAGCTGGGTTGGCAGGGAACACAGGGGTCCCCGGGgactcctctgcctcccagatttacCCAGAGCAGCAATAGCCTTTTAGATCcccagagggcagtggcaccGAGGGccctttaggattttttttgtgtCTATGGAGGAATTCATAAACATAAACCCCTAAATCTAGAGGTCCTCGAAATGAAGTGCACAGGAGCCCTGAGCATCTGTTGAATGCAGATTCAGCCCAGCGAGTCCTGGGGGGCCCCAGACTGCATTTCTAACAGTGCTGGTGGGAGGGAGTAAGGCAGGGTCCAGGTGGGGGGTGCTCAGCCTGGGCAGCGCCTCGGGGTCACCGGGGGTCCGGGCAGTGCGTTGGGGTcacagggctggggcagggaccATGAAGTCATCACTGCCTACTTCCGCCCGGAGATTCTGCCTAAGCCTCTCCCCCATGGGGCCGAGCACCAGGACGTGGAGGGCTCCCAGGCAGTCTTGTTGGGTGGCGCACTTCAGAACCCCGGCTCAGAGACTTTGCTGTTGGAGACAGAGGTCCTAGATGGCAGATGCCATTGCTGCCTGCTAGCTGCAGCACCCATCTCTGCAGGAGGGTGACGGGAACGCAGGGCAAATGAAACGTGCTCAGGGGCCTTCTGACAAATATGAATCGAAGTCGACTAGCCCTGTGGGTCCAGAATTACATGCAGAGTTTCCCACACTGTCACCTCTAGGCCGTCCTTCTCAGGGACCCGTGTAACCAAATTCATTTCTTAGAGGAAACAAAATTCCTCTAGGCATTACACTGCTTTAATTTTTTAGGATAATTTAGAGTTTGCAAAATAATTGccctaaaattcaaatggaatgaTGTCATTTTAGCCTCGATtcgtatcatttcttttttttaatttctaatttctatttcttttatttttttgtagagatggggtctccctatgttgcccagactggtttagaactcctgagttcaagggatcctcccacctcggcctcgcgaagtgttaggattacaggtgtgagcccctgcgcccagccagaatttcTTAATGGACCCATCCTATGCATTTCCTTTAACATTGTACCCATTTCTGACTTTGGAATGTTAGGGCGATAAGAACACAGGGTCTGGCAGTAGAGGCCCCAGTCTGATTGTTCAGAGACTGTGGCCCTGGGACCCCAGAGTGCCAGGGGTCTGACAACACCTGTATGCAGCAACTGTTGTCTGTGAAGTGTATAGATGCTCTTGAAATGAACAAAGTATGAACTCTTTCTAAACATCTTCGAATTTAGTCTTCCTAATGTAGTCTCTGAATTTCCAGAAGCAGGTACATGTGCTGAGCTGTACACATGTTATCAGAATGACCTTCTTCTGGACACATACGTGTAGGGAGGAGGGCCAGAGACCTTGGTAGAGGGCAGTTTACCCACAGCATGCTCTGAAAACACAGAACTAAGTGCTCCATACAAATTGGGTGCCAGACAATGAGGGGGGCCCAGAATCCCACCCACATCTGGCAGCCACCGGTCACCCCTCTCTCCCCACATCTGAGTGGTTTCAGACACAACCTAGTAGAAAGTTAGGACTGTGACCACCACACAGTGACAAGGCCACCTCCCACTGTGGTGTCAGTGGAGACCATATGGAGAGCCAGGACTGCTACCCACCCACCCAACAGTCCTCAGGAGCCCACCCAAAGGTTCCCAGTGGGAAACCTAGACTTCTGGCCCCCACATGGTGTTAACAAGGTGAAGCCTCTCCCTTTTGCTGCTGAAGTGGGGTCAGAGAAAGCCAGTAAAAAGAGAAGgattaaataatatgaaaacGTCTGGGTTTCAGTAGATAACCACTCATCACACAAAGAACGAGGAAGATTTTAAGATGAATTAATACAAAGCTGGGTgttttggctcatgcctgttatcccagagctttgggaggctggactGAGAGGATCATTTtagaccaggagttccagaccagcctgggcatctctgctaaaaaattaaaaaattctaaaaatgaatttaaaaagacaatatatgCCAACACCAAGGTGACAGAGATGTTAGAATTAGCTgccaaaaattttaaagcagccatgatAAAAATGCTTGAATAGCAATTACAAACAAgcctgaaacaaatgaaaaactagaaagctgcaaaatatggaaagcaaactgatagaactaaaagtagacataaacaaatccacaattatagttggagatcTCAACACTCCTCTCTTAACAATTGATAGAACAACCAAATAGAAAATTAGCATGGATACAGAAGAACTCAACATCATCAACCAACAGGATGTCATTGACATTCGCAGAATACTCAACAGAGAATACACGTTCTCTTTAAGTCCCCATGAAATATATATCAAGATAGGCCATATCTTGGGCCATAAAGGAAGGCTTAGcaaatttaaagaatttaaatcaTACAGAGTATGTTCTGTATGATTTAAATTCACAATGGAATCAATCACAATGGGATCAATGAGATATTAATAACAAAGATcacaatggaatcaaatgagATATTAATCACAATcacaatggaatcaaatgagATATTAATAACAAAGATAACAGAAAAACCTCCAAATATGAAACCTGAACAACATACTTCTAATACTCATGAgtcaaaaaggaagtttcaagggaaattttaaaaatacatggaactgaatgaagaaaaaatacaacaCATAAAAACTCAagggacatagctaaagcagtattaagaggaaaatttatagcaccaaaaatgcatattttagaaaAGAGGACAAGTCTCAAAAAACCTAAGCTCTCATCTCACAAacgtagaaaaagaaaagcaagtaaaacaaagcaaaacaagcaagcaaacaacaacagcaacaaaacaagcagaaggaagaaattaaaagataagagcagaaaccGATGAACTTGAAAATGCAAAAGCAATAGAAAggactggttctttgaaaatataaatagaattaatAAACTTGTAGCTAGAGAGAAGGCTGAGATAACTGATAGCAGGAATAAAACGGGAGCTATCACTACAGACcctgcaaacatcaaaaagataagGAAATACTATGCACAATTCTACATACATAAACTTTACAACTTAGATAATGGGCTGCTTCATCAAAAACCACAACTCACCCAATTTCAAATAGATAATGTAAATAACCTATAACTATTAAGAAAActgaattaataatttaaaatatcccaATAAAGAAACCTCTGGGCCCAGATGATTTCATGGGACAATTCTAGCAAACACTTAATAAAGAACACCAATTCTTCACCATCTTTTGGAAAATagaagaagaggaaatattttccAACTCATCTTATAAGACCAGTGTTATCTttataccaaaatcagacaaggatagttcaaaaaaacaaaactacaaatcaatatccctcatgaatatagatgcaaaaaccaTAAACAAAATTTGGTAAGTTGAATCCAACAAAGTATAAAAAGTAAACGCCATGACCAAGCAGGAtgtattccaggaatgcaaggctggttcagtatTCAAAACCCAATCAGTGTGATCCACCACATTAACAGGCTGAAGAAAAACCACACAATCATATCAATCagcaaagaaaaagcatttgaggaAATTCAGCTTCCATGTGACAAAAGCTCTCAGCAAACCAAGAGTAGAAGGAAGCCTGTTCAACTTGATTAAAAGCATTGACaaaaaactcacagctaacagTATGCCCAATGGTGaaataagaaatgttttttaCCCCAAGACCGGGAATAAGGCTCCCTCATTTTTATCCAACATTgtactagaagttctagctagagcaatgaacaagaagaggaaataaaaagcatgaatgtcagaaaggaagaaataaaactgtccttatttgcagataacatgaatgcttatgtagaaaatctcaaagaatccATAACAAAACTCCTACAGCTcttaagtgagtttagcaaggtctcaggatacGAGATTCAGGTGCAAAAATCCACTGTAcatctatatactagcaataggCATATggataccaaaattaaaaacacaataccatttatgaTTGCTCAACACCAAGAGGAATATTCAGGTGttaatctaacaaaacatgtacaggaCTTGCATGCTGAAACCCATgtaatattgatgaaagaaattagagtTTGAATAAATGGAGACACACACCATGTTTGTAGCGTGGAAGACTCAACATAACAGATCAATCTTCCCAAATTGATATAGGGTGCAacataattcctatcaaaatccaagCACAATGTTTTTGGTAGATATAtacaagattattctaaaatttatatagaaaagcaaaggaactagaataaataaatattttcttgcatatttttaaCATAgggtttttttaaacattttttgaaaatttttttggaaaacaagaataaaatggGAGGACTCAGTCTACCCAATTTCAAAGCTTATTATGTAGCTATGGTGATCAAGATTGTATGGTATGGTCAGAGggagacacatagatcaatggaacagaagagaaaatccAGAGGTAGACCCACACAATATGTGCAACTGATTTCTGACAAAGGCGCAAAAGGAATTCAGTGAAGCAaaaatagccttttcaacaaacagtgctggaGCTATTGGATATCCATTGGCCAAAGGGGGAGGAAAAAGACCCTCAACCTCTTAAACCTTCTACAAAAAGTAACCCAAAGTGGATATGAATGTAAATGTAaattgtaaaactataaaacttttaggaaaaatgtgggagaaaatcttcaagaTCTGGGGCTggacaacaccaaaagcacaatctgtaatatttatattcaacaaaatttaaaacttctgctctatGAAAGCCCATACAGAAAGGAGGCAAAGACAAGCTATCACTGGGAGAGGATATTCGAAAACCGCGTGTCTGACAAAGGACTGCTATCTGATATTGATAGAATCTCAAAACTCATGACAGGAAAGCAAACAATCCAGTTGTTACACGGTCAAAAGATGTGAAGAGACATTTCACCCAAGAGCACGCACAGATGGCAATGCACACATGGAAAGGTGTTCTTCcaccattagggaaatgtaaattacaaCCGTAAGGGAATACCCCACACCTACCAGGAGGGCCAAAACAAAAGACTGTGGCAGCGCTAAACTCTGGGGAGGATCCTGAGGAAGGATCTGCTCACCatcgctggtgggaatgtaaaatgacacGGCCACTCCAGAAAACAGCTTGCCGGTTTCTTCAAAACTAAACTTGCAATTACGACACTTTTGGGCATTTAccccagagaaatagaaatttatattCACACAAAGGCCTACAcagatgtttacagcagcattataGCTAAACACTGGAAACGACCCAGCCGTCCTTCAACCGGTGAACAGCGAAACAGACTATGGCACTTTCCTCTGTGGAGCACACCACAGAGACAAGGAGGGAATGGCTGACACCTGGGGAACAGTGCTGAGTGAGAAATGCAGATCCTGAAAGGCTACATAGTGTCTGACTCCATTCAGGTAACGTTCTTAGAGAAGTCGTGGTTGCCGGGCATGGAGGAGGGCGGGCTGGAGGAACTTCGGTGCGTCTGTGAGCGGCACAGGAGGGTCCTGTGGATGGAGGCGGCCTTTGTCTCAACCATATG
Above is a window of Pongo pygmaeus isolate AG05252 chromosome 14, NHGRI_mPonPyg2-v2.0_pri, whole genome shotgun sequence DNA encoding:
- the ATP4B gene encoding potassium-transporting ATPase subunit beta, encoding MAALQEKKTCGQRMEEFQRYCWNPDTGQMLGRTLSRWVWISLYYVAFYVVMTGLFALCLYVLMQTVDPYTPDYQDQLRSPGVTLRPDVYGEKGLEIVYNVSDNRTWADLTQTLHAFLAGYSPAAQEDSINCTSEQYFFQKSFRAPNHTKFSCKFTADMLQNCSGLADPNFGFEEGKPCFIIKMNRIVKFLPSNSSAPRVDCAFLDQPRELGQPLQVEYYPPNGTFSLHYFPYYGKKAQPHYSNPLVAAKLLNIPRNTEVAIVCKIMAEHVTFNNPHDPYEGKVEFKLKIEK